The following coding sequences lie in one Montipora foliosa isolate CH-2021 chromosome 11, ASM3666993v2, whole genome shotgun sequence genomic window:
- the LOC137975623 gene encoding P2X purinoceptor 7-like — MPTETESLCCQEMDVLGDRLDLEGTRYKCIIEHESFRPVCLQPDVLKTALVGLHQVRSDRLEDPPPNASMRLAGYRQFTWWTYNRLGKGNRRIIPSCVVWAIRREYLEESGIYTGYKDAEGNYSWPG; from the exons ATGCCAACGGAAACTGAAAGTCTTTGTTGTCAGGAGATGGACGTTCTCGGAGATCGCTTGGACCTCGAAG GAACGCGATACAAGTGCATAATCGAGCATGAATCATTTCGACCGGTTTGCCTGCAACCAGATGTTTTAAAAACAGCTCTTGTTGGGCTCCATCAAGTTCGGAGCGATCGTCTAGAAGATCCCCCGCCAAATGC GAGTATGAGATTAGCTGGATACCGTCAGTTTACGTGGTGGACGTACAACAGACTGGGAAAAGGAAACAGACGCATTATCCCGTCTTGTGTTGTTTGGGCCATCCGAAGAGAGTACCTGGAGGAAAGTGGCATCTATACTGGATATAAGGATGCGGAGGGGAACTATTCATGGCCGGGATaa
- the LOC137976986 gene encoding THAP domain-containing protein 1-like encodes MVHCLAVGCSNTYKNSKGRITFHKLPEDKYRRKQWLAKIKREGDLPRPENCRVCSDHFTTEDYERDLQAELLGTTRRKRKPPLKEDAVPSIFGHAPPKKVRKTSIDRASRQTKREIVKALLVNTTPEVGSEVTLASEGETPENPFTLGCTTSPTVSAENIEAEEQPTAPTVSAENIEADEQIYETTLMPSISSNRLVETGEIKERNCEWKRMRMTALSS; translated from the exons ATGGTTCATTGCCTTGCTGTTGGATGTAGTAATACTTATAAAAATTCTAAAGGACGTATCACTTTTCACAAACTTCCCGAAGACAAATATCGTAGAAAACAATGGCTCGCAAAAATAAAACGAGAGGGAGACTTACCGAGACCTGAGAACTGTCGTGTGTGTTCCGATCATTTCACAACAGAAGACTACgagcgggatcttcag GCGGAGCTTCTTGGGACTACAAGGCGCAAAAGGAAACCACCGCTTAAGGAAGACGCTGTACCTAGCATTTTTGGCCATGCTCCACCGAAAAAAGTCCGTAAAACAAGTATTGATCGAGCAAGCCGTCAAACCAAACGGGAG ATAGTAAAAGCCCTACTCGTAAACACAACTCCAGAAGTAGGATCAGAAGTCACTTTGGCAAGTGAAGGTGAAACGCCTGAGAACCCTTTCACCCTTGGCTGCACAACCTCGCCTACGGTTTCAgcggaaaatattgaagcagaaGAACAACCTACTGCACCTACGGTTTCAgcggaaaatattgaagcagacGAACAAATCTATGAAACCACATTGATGCCCTCTATTTCTTCAAACAGATTGGTGGAAACCGGAGAAATAAAAGAACGAAACTGCGAG TGGAAGAGGATGAGAATGACAGCTCTTTCCAGTTGA
- the LOC137976985 gene encoding uncharacterized protein: protein MCSVPKYIVFEDELLKLFNRCVICGEEVLEKDLVKKGSMLKITTFCKNSHSKEWVSQPTVKRAAAGNLLLSGAILFTGNTFSRVSEMASTVNLAFPGESDYLNYQNKHLFPVINECWQQEKASVLADLLDRESVTLIGDGRCDSPGYSAKYGTYTMMDTETKNIVDFDVVHVKQTTSSQAMEKLGFQRCLDRALDSGIPVDVVGTDRHTGIKALMRTVYKDRGVEHQVDVWHLCKNIKSKLAKKAKKKGCEELAPWIKSVTNHLWWSSMTCEGNAELLKEKWTSILHHVADKHSWDSSTLYNRCPHDPISATARRKTKWLKAGSPAHEALKEVVMEKRLLNDLELLSKFIHTGALEVYHSLYNKYMPSHKGMSARSQLAALDHNSGTGREQMVTSRGDKQYRYVYPKGMKDWVVKPVFEKKSKQHVRDMMHRVLESRATGEDIEEVEVPDLPRNIAPVPRPPKEELLARHASRFGKKI from the coding sequence atgtgtTCAGTCCCCAAATACATCGTATTTGAGGATGAACTCCTGAAATTATTTAATCGTTGCGTTATCTGCGGAGAAGAGGTGTTAGAAAAAGATCTGGTTAAAAAGGGCTCTATGTTGAAAATAACAACATTCTGTAAGAACTCTCATTCAAAAGAGTGGGTTTCTCAGCCGACCGTTAAAAGAGCTGCTGCAGGGAACCTGTTACTTTCTGGCGCAATTTTATTTACGGGCAATACGTTTTCTCGCGTGTCAGAAATGGCTTCTACAGTTAATCTTGCGTTTCCTGGTGAGTCTGACTACCTCAACTATCAAAACAAGCACCTGTTTCCAGTTATAAATGAATGTTGGCAGCAAGAAAAGGCTTCAGTGCTTGCAGATCTCCTAGACAGGGAATCTGTAACTCTCATTGGTGATGGGCGCTGTGATTCACCAGGGTATAGTGCCAAATATGGCACGTATACCATGATGGACACAGAAACTAAAAATATTGTAGATTTTGATGTCGTTCATGTGAAACAAACCACAAGTTCCCAAGCAATGGAAAAACTAGGTTTTCAGCGTTGCCTCGACCGTGCCCTCGACAGCGGGATTCCCGTGGATGTCGTGGGCACTGATAGACATACAGGAATAAAGGCACTGATGAGAACTGTCTACAAAGATCGCGGAGTTGAGCATCAGGTCGACGTTTGGCACCTTTGTAAAAACATAAAGTCCAAGCTGGCGAAAAAAGCCAAGAAAAAAGGATGCGAGGAACTGGCCCCCTGGATTAAATCAGTAACTAATCATCTTTGGTGGTCGTCTATGACATGCGAAGGGAATGCTGAGCTCCTTAAAGAAAAATGGACCAGCATACTGCACCATGTTGCTGACAAGCACAGTTGGGACTCATCCACCCTGTACAACCGTTGCCCACACGATCCCATTTCTGCGACTGCGCGCCGGAAAACTAAGTGGCTAAAAGCAGGTTCACCTGCACACGAAGCTCTGAAGGAGGTTGTTATGGAAAAGAGGCTTCTCAACGACCTGGAACTTCTCTCCAAGTTCATCCATACTGGAGCCCTTGAGGTTTATCACTCGCTCTACAACAAATACATGCCTAGTCACAAAGGAATGTCTGCACGATCGCAGTTGGCTGCTTTAGACCATAACTCGGGAACTGGGCGGGAGCAAATGGTAACATCACGTGGTGATAAGCAGTATCGTTACGTTTATCCCAAGGGCATGAAAGACTGGGTGGTTAAGCCTGTGTTCGAGAAGAAGTCTAAGCAGCACGTGAGGGACATGATGCACCGGGTTTTGGAATCGAGAGCCACAGGGGAGGACATCGAAGAGGTTGAGGTTCCTGACCTGCCAAGGAACATCGCGCCAGTACCCCGCCCACCCAAAGAGGAGCTGCTCGCCCGCCACGCTTCTAgatttggaaagaaaatttag